From the Terriglobales bacterium genome, the window AAACGTTATCAAGGCAACCACTTGCGAGAGCTGCGGATATACCGGAAAGGTTGCCTGAGTGTGGCTTTTTGACCACAGTTCCGACGCCGTAAAAGGGCAGCGGCAGCGTCGGTTCAAGGCATCCCACCTAATGATACGGACGCAGGAGTGCCTGCAAGAGAGACAAATCCGAGCCTGCGTCCTGGAGGTGAACATGGTGGTCAAAACGAAAGCGGCGCTCATGGCGTTCGCCGTGGCGTTGGCGCTGGCGGGAACGGCGCTCGCGCACGATCCGCCGAACCGCCAGGCGTATCAGGTCCAGCAGTACGGCTACGACAACGGCTACCGCGACGGTTTTAACCACGGCGTGGCGGACCGGAGCAACAGGGCAAGCTATGACTACCGCGACGCCAGCTTCCAGCAAGCCGACCGAGGCTACGCCGGCTGGATGGGCCCGCGCGGACAGTTCCGCCAGGGCTATCGGGACGGCTATCGGGTGGGCTATGACGACGCTTATTTCGGGCGCTCAGCCCAGATTACCCGCACTTATGACGAGGGCGTCGTCACCGTAAGGCCACCCGGCTCCGGAGACGCGGCCTTTGCCAACGGCTACCGGGACGGCTTGGTGGCCGGCCGCGATGAAGCGCGCGAGGGCAAGAGCTTCAGCCCGTACAACAACGGCTGGTATCGCAACGCGGACCGCGGCTATTACGGCGATTACGGCAGCCGCGATACCTACAAACACATGTACCGGCAGGGCTACCTGGAAGGCTATCAACAGGCCTACTGGAACCATTAGCACCCTACCGGTGCGAGCAACCAGCAGGGCCGCCTTCAGGGCGGCCCTGTTCTTTTCCCTGAAGCCTGGAGTGAGGCGCTACTGCTTACCGGCGACCTGCAGGCGGATGAGGGCGCGTTTGAGGGCGACCTCGGCGCCGGCGAAGTCGACGTCGGGATCGGTGCGGCGCAGATGTTTTTCTGCTTTCTCCACCGCCTGGCGGGCGCGATCGATGTCAATCTCCTCGGCGCGTTCGGCGGTCTCGGCCAGGATGATGACGCGGTCGGGCAACACCTCGGCGAAGCCCCAAGCGACGGCCAGGTAATGCGTCTTTTGCCCGCGACGGTAGCTGATCTCGCCCACATCCAGCTCGGTGATGAGCGGGGCGTGGCCGGGCAGGATGCCCAGGTATCCCTTGCGACCGGGAATCTGCATCTCTTCGGCGCGGTCGTCCACTACCTGGCGATCGGGAGTAACGATCTCGAGTTGGAAGGTGTCAGGCATGCAGTTGCCAGTACCCCGTGAAGGCCGCTACGCAGCGGCTTGCTGTTTGAGTTTTTCGGCATGCTCGAGGACTTCCTCGATGCCGCCTTTCATGAAGAAGGCCTGCTCGGGGATGTCGTCATACTTGCCCTCGATGATGCCGCGGAAGCCTTTCACGGTGTCTGCGATCTTGACGTAACGGCCGGGCACATTCAGGAACTGCTCGGCCACGTGGAAGGGCTGCGAAAGGAACTTCTGGATCTTGCGGGCGCGCGCGACGGTGAGCTTGTCATCTTCGCTCAGCTCGTCAATCCCCAGGATGGCAATGATGTCCTGCAGGTCCTTGTAGCGCTGCAAGATCTTCTTCACGCCCTGGGCGACGTCGTAGTGGTCGTCTCCGACGATGCGGGGATCGAGGATGCGCGAGGTGGAAGCCAGAGGGTCCACGGCGGGGTAGATGCCGATCTCGACGATCTGACGCGAGAGCACGGTGGTGGCATCGAGGTGGGCGAAGGTAGTGGCGGGCGCGGGGTCGGTGAGGTCGTCGGCCGGCACGTAGATGGCCTGCACGGAAGTCACGGAGCCCTTCTTGGTGGAGGTGATGCGCTCCTGCAACTCGCCCATCTCGGTGGCTAGGTTGGGCTGGTAGCCGACGGCGGAAGGCATGCGGCCGAGCAGCGTGGAGACCTCAGAGCCCGCCTGGGTGAAACGGAAGATGTTGTCGATAAAGAGCAGCGTGTCGGCGCCCTCGACGTCGCGGAAGTATTCGGCGACGGTCAAGCCGGTGAGGGCGACGCGCAAGCGCGCGCCGGGCGGCTCGGTCATCTGGCCGTAGATGAGCGCGGCCTTGGAGTTCGAGGGGTCGCCGGGCTTGATGACGCCGGACTCGCTCATCTCGATCCACAGGTCGTTGCCCTCGCGGGTACGCTCGCCCACGCCGGCAAACACGGAGAAGCCGCCATGCTGCTTGGCGACGTTGTTGATGAGCTCCATGATGATCACGGTCTTGCCCACGCCGGCGCCGCCGAAGAGGCCGATCTTGCCGCCCTTGAGGAAGGGCTGGATGAGATCAATGACCTTGACGCCGGTCTCGAACATTTCCGCGGTCGTGGCCTGCTCCTCGAAGCTGGGCGCCGGGCGATGGATGGGATGACGCTCCTGGGTGGCGATGGGGCCCAGGTTGTCCACGGGCTCGCCGATGACGTTCATCACGCGGCCGAGCGTGCCCGTTCCCACCGGCACGGTGATGGGCCCGCCCAGGTCGATAGCCTTCATGCCGCGCACCATGCCGTCGGTGGGCTGCATGGCAACACAGCGCACACGGCCCTCGCCCAGGTGCTGCTGCACCTCGAGGACGACGTTGATGGGCGCAGGCACATCGAAGCCCTCGCTGACCACGCGCAGGGCCTGGTAGATGGAAGGCAGATGGGCCTCGGCGAACTGCACGTCAACGGCGGGACCGGCGACTTGAATGACGCTACCGACGTTCTCTGGCATTCGAAACTCCCTGATCTGTCAGCTTCTAGCTGCTAGCTACTAGCTTTGTAACCTCAACAGCAGATCCCTCGCTCGCCGCGGCGGGCTCGGGATGACAATCCCAAGACCCTACAAAGCTGCGGCTCCGGAGACGATCTCAATGATCTCCTTGGTGATGCGGGCCTGGCGGACGCGGTTCATGGCCAGGGTCAGGTCGTCAATCATCTCGGAGGCGTTGTTGGTGGCCGAGTCCATGGCGGTCATGCGAGCGGCATGTTCGGCGGCCACCGACTCCAACAACGCGTGGAAAATCTGCACGCTCACGTAGCGCGGCAACAGGCTGTGGAACAGCTCCAGCGCCGGCTGTTCGTAGATGTAGTCCACTCCGGTGACGAAAGCAGCGGCGCGGCGGTCGATCTCGGCGGTATCGGCCGCACGGACGCTGACGCCAGCCGCGCGGGCGGCCTCGACCAGGCGTTTCTTCTGCTCGTCGGTCATCTCCTCGGCCATGCGGATATCGGCGGCGCCGATCTCCTCGATGGGCAGGACCTCATCCACCACCAAGCGCTGCGAAACCACGGACTTGAATTCGTTGTAGACAAGATAGACGGCATCGGCCTGGCCGCGGGTGTAGCTGTGAATGACCTCCTCGGCCAGGTCGCGGGCGTGGGTGAACTCCAGGCGACTGAAGATGTTGGTGTATTCGCCGACCAGTTGAATCTGGGCGGCGCGCGCGGTCACGGCCTCCGCCTCTTGCAGATCCTCTGCCAGAGAGCGCTGGGCCTGGGCCGCGGGATAGCGGCGACGCAGGAAGTCGCGCCCCTTGCGCCCGACGGCAATCACGTCCACGTTCTTGCCCGGCTTGGATTCGAGGAAGCGCTGTGCGGCCTTGAGGATGTTGGTGTTGAAGGCGCCGGCCAGTCCTTTGTCGCCGGTGATCACGACCAGGAGGATGTCCTTCTCCTCGCGACGGGCGAGCAGGGGATGGCGGGCCTGACCGGTCTCCGGATCGTAGATTTCGGCGCGGGTGACCAGCGACTGGAGCACGCTGGTGAGCATGCGGGCGTAAGGCCGGGCGGAAAGGGCGCGATCCTGGGCGCGGCGCAGCTTGGCCGCCGAAACCATTTTCATGGCCTTGGTGATCTGCCGCGTGTTTCTCACGCTGCGGATGCGGCGGCGGATATCGAGAACGTTTGCCATTAAAAGCAGCCTTCAGCAATCAGCCATTCAGCCATCAGCTAAGACGCAGCCGCCAACTGACGGTCTTTTACGAACTTCTCCTTGAAGTCGGTGACGATCTTGGTCATTTCGGAACGCAGGGCGTCGTCGAGCGCCTTTTTCTCCGCAATCTTCTTGAGCACGTCGGGGTACATCGAGTCCACGTACTTGAAGAATTCCGCCTCGAACTCGCGGACGAGTTCGACCGGGAGGCTATCGAGGAATCCGCCGGTACCGGCGAAGATCTCCATCACCTGCTTGGGTACGGACATGGGCGTGTACTGATCCTGCTTGAGGGCCTCGGTAAGGCGGCGGCCGCGGTTGAGCTGGGCCTGTGTGGCCTTATCGAGGTCGCTGCCGAACTGGGCGAAAGCCGCCAGCTCGCGGAACTGGGCCAACTCCAAGCGCAGAGTGCCGGCGACCTGGCGCATGGCCTTGATCTGGGCGTTGCCGCCGACACGGCTGACCGACAGTCCGACGTTCACCGCGGGACGGACGCCGCTGTTGAACAGGTCGGTCTCCAGGTAGATCTGGCCGTCGGTAATGGAAATAACGTTGGTGGGAATGTAAGCCGAAACGTCGCCAGCCTGGGTCTCGATGATGGGCAGCGCGGTGAGCGAGCCGCCCTGGAGCTTGTCGTTCAACTTGGCGGCGCGCTCCAGCAGACGGGAGTGCAGGTAGAACACGTCGCCAGGATAGGCTTCGCGGCCCGGCGGACGGCGCAACAGGAGCGAGATCTCCCGGTACGCGGCGGCGTGCTTGGAGAGATCGTCGTAGATGCAGAGGGCGTGGCGGCCGCTGTCGCGGAAATACTCGCCCATGGCGCAGGCGGCGTAGGGCGCGATGAACTGCATGGGAGCGGGCTCGGAAGCTGAGGCCGCGACGACGATGGTGTACTCCATGGCCCCGTAGTCTTCGAGGATCTTCACCACCTGGGCGATGGAGCTGCGCTTCTGGCCGATGGCGCAATAGATGCAGATGAGGTTCTTGCCCTTGTTGTGGATGATGGTGTCGATGGCGACGGCGGTCTTGCCGGTCTGGCGGTCGCCGATGATGAGCTCGCGCTGGCCGCGGCCGATGGGAATCATGCTGTCGATGGCCTTGAGCCCGGTCTCCATGGGCTCGCGCACCGGCTGGCGGTCCACCACGCCGGGCGCTAGGCGCTCCAGCGCGATGTACTTGTCGGTGGAGATGGGGCCCTTGTCGTCGATGGCCTGGCCGAGCGAGTTGACCACGCGGCCGATCATGACCTCACCCACGGGCACGCTCATGATGCGGCCGGTACGCTTGACCTGGTCGCCTTCCTTGAGCTCGGTGTAGTCGCCGAGAATCACAGAGCCGACCTGGTCTTCTTCCAGGTTCATGGCGATGCCGGAGATACCGTGGGGAAAGGCGAGCATCTCGCCGGCCATGACCTTGTCGAGGCCGTGGATACGGGCAATGCCGTCGCCAAGGGTGATGATGGTGCCAACCTCGTCGACGGAGACGCGAGACTCGTAGTTTTCGATCTGTTCGCGGATGATCTGGGTGATTTCGTCGGCTTTGATTTGTGCCATGTTGAGTTCTCAGTTCCCGGTTCTCAGTTCTCAGTCAGTAGCCAGTACCTAGTACCCAGTACCCAGTGAAATCTCTCAGGTACCAGCGAGTTGCTCCTTAAGGCGGCGGAGCTGGCCGCGCACGGTGCCGTCATACACGGTGGAGCCGATGCGAATGAGCGCGCCGCCCAACACCTGCGGATCGCGGTGATAGCGTGGGCGGATCTTCTTGCCGGTGAGCTTTTCCAGGCGAGCGGTCAGGTCGCGCTTCTCCTCCTCGGCAAGCTCGCGGGCCGAAGTGATTTCGGCCTCGGCGAAGCCCAGGCGCGAATCCAGTTCGAGCGCAAACTGGCGGGCGATCTCGGGCAGCGCCGCGATACGGCGATGGTCCATGACCACAGCCACGAAGTTGCGCAGGTAGCGGGAAACGCCGAGGCGGGCGACGATGGAATCCAGCACAGCCAGCTTCTGGCGTGAGGGCACGGAGGGATTCTCCAGCACGGTGCGCAGCTCCTGGCTTTGGGCCACAACGCCGGCCAGGCCGTTGAGCTCGGCGACCGTCTGGGCCGGATCGAGATGCTTCTCCATGGCCAGGTCGGCGAGGGCGCGGGCGTAGCGGCTGACGACGGCGGCCATGGTCTACCTTCCGTCCTTGGAGAGCTGGTCGAGGAAGTTGCGGACCATCTGCTGGTCGGTCTGGGGGCTGACCTGGATGCGCTTCTCCGCGAGGGAAACGGCCAGCTCCGCGGCGTAGGCCTTGAGATCCTTGCGCGCCAGGCGGGCGGCAGCGCCGATCTCTTCCTCGGCGGCGCGCAGGATGGCGGCTTTGTCTTCCTCGGCGGCGGCGCGCAGGCGGGCTTCCTCTTCGGCCACATCGGCGTCTGCGGCGGAACGCAGCGCATCCACCTCGGTGCTGATGCGGGCGAGGCGGCTCTCGATATCCGCCAAACGCTTCTGGGCCTCTTCGCTGGCCTTGCGAGCCTCGTCGATGGACTGGCGAATGGCCGCAGAGCGGTCGGCAAACGCCTTCCCGATCACAGGTCGAAGCACGATCCAAAGGAAGACGACCACGACCACAAAATTGAGCACCGTGCTGACCCAGTAGGCGCTTTCCACACTCATGCCGGTCCATTCGGCGATCTTCTTCACCGAAGGAGAGTGTTTGAAGGCGGCGTGTTCGTCCTCCGCTTCGTGCTCCGCCGCAGGCTTACCAGCGGAGGAGGCTTCATGGCTGGGCTCGGCGGCGGGCTGATGATCCTGGGCGATGGCGGAGACAGCTTGAATCAGCCCGATCCACAGCAAGACGAGAAGCGAGATGCGGGTGGCGGTCATCCCTGCCCTCCGCCGGCCAGGACGGCGGGCTTGAGGATGGTCTGGATGATCTCGTGGGCGAGGCGCTCGGATTCGGCTTCCAGGGTACGGCGCGCGCCCGCAGCTTCGCCTTCGAGCGACATGCGCGCCTGATGGACCAGGTCTTCGGCGCGGGCGCGGGCTTGGGCGATCGCGTTGGCGCGGGCCTCGAGGGACTTCTTGCGGCGGTCTTCCGCCGCCTTGAAGATGGCCAGCCGGGCATCACGAATCTTCTGCTCGTACTCGGCGGTGCGGGCGTCGGCCTGGGCGATATCGGCGCGGGCCTTTTCGATGGCGCCCTCGCCGCGGGCGTGGCGCTCCGCCAAGACGCGAGTGAGCGGGCGGTGGACGAGCAACAGGTAGGAAAGCAGAACGACCATGAACAGGACCATCGTGGGGATGGCCGCGAGCAGTAATCCGCCCACTTGCTTAAGGGTTTCTTCCATGCCTGAAGCTTACGAAAAGGAGGTTGCGAGCGCGCCCAACCTTACAAGCTAACATCGGGCGCAGGGGGTGTCAACGCAGCGGAAATCGAGTCCCGAGAGGCATTTGCAGGGCTTCGGAAGGGCAAAGCAACCCTTGACTTTGGGCCAAGTGGGGATACCATAGAGGTATCACCTCCGATCCGTTTCAGGATCGAATGGGCCTGTAGCCAAGGAATTGTCACCGCTTCTTGGCTGCGGGCCCATTTAATTGCGTGGCCAGTGGTCAGTTATCGGTTCCCAGTTCTCAGAAAGAGCTACTAGCCTCTAGGCTACTAGCCCTTGACTGCTGGCGATTGGCCGCCTGTAGGGCTAGACTGGTCCGACTTTTTCGAGACTTGAATGAGGGGAAGCGATAGGCTGCGAGGCATGAGACTACCACGAGCAAGTGCGCTCCTCGCGGCGTTGCTGACCGCGACGCTTCTTCTTGCTGCTCCCGACGCTTCGTCCAACTTGGAAATGAAGGACCTGGCGTGGATGGCCGGCGACTGGCAAACCGAACGGGGCAAGGCCATGATCGACGAGCACTGGAGCCATCCAGCCGGCGGCACGATGATGGGGATGAGCCGCACGGTGGCCGGCGGGCGGACGGTCGAGTTCGAGTTCCTGCGGATCGAGGAGCGCGCGGACGGCATCTTCTACGTCGCGCAGCCCAACGGCGGCCCTCCCACCGACTTCAAGCTGGTGACGCTCGAAAAACAACGGGCCACTTTCGAGAATCTGCAGCATGATTTTCCGCAGCGCATCATCTATGAGAAGCGGGCAGATGGGTCGCTGCTGGCACGGATCGAAGGCGACGTGGGCGGGAAGCTGAACGCGGTAGAGTTTTTGTATAAACCGATGAAGTAAGGCAGTGGCAGTGGTCAGTGGTCAGTGACTAGTTGGAACGCTCCCCGCTCACCCTAACGTAGAAGCCGGCCATCGGGATTCCTCGCCGCGCTCGGAATGACAAACGAAACCAAGCTTTACTCGACGACGTAGGGCCGTAGCTTGCGCAGCAGCGATGCAGGCGCCTGGGCGTCGAGTTCGACGAAACCGTCGCGGTAGCGGCGGGCGAAGACGCGGGCGCGGGCTTCGACCATGGCCAGCGCCTTGCCTTCGGCCTGCGGCAAGCGAAGGTGGACGCGGCTGAGCGGGTCGTCCTGCAGCATCTGGTCGATGCGGTCGAGCAGGGTGGAGACGCCGATGCCGCGAGCGGCGGAGATGTGCACGGTGCGCTCGTCGTCGAGCTTGGAATCGCGCTCGGCGGCCGGGAGCAGATCGATCTTGTTGATCACGCGCAGGCGCGGTTTCGAGCCCACGTCGAGTTCGCCCAGCACCTTTTCCACCTGGGCTTCGTGGTCGGCGGCCACGGGACTGGTGACGTCCATGACGTGCAGCAGCAGCGCGGCACGCTCCACCTCCTCAAGCGTAGCGCGGAAGGAGGTGACGAGCGTGTGCGGCAGGTTGCGGATGAAACCGACCGTGTCGGAAAGCAGGATGCGGCGGCGCGAAGGGAGCGTGACCGAGCGCAAGGTGGGATCGACGGTAGCGAACAGGCGGGGCGATTCCTCGACGCCGGCGCGAGTGAGGGAGTTGAACAGCGTGGACTTGCCGGCGTTGGTGTAGCCGACCAGGGCGACGGTGGCCACGGGCACGGATTCGCGGCGCTGACGCTGCTGGGCGCGGGTGCG encodes:
- a CDS encoding F0F1 ATP synthase subunit epsilon, with the protein product MPDTFQLEIVTPDRQVVDDRAEEMQIPGRKGYLGILPGHAPLITELDVGEISYRRGQKTHYLAVAWGFAEVLPDRVIILAETAERAEEIDIDRARQAVEKAEKHLRRTDPDVDFAGAEVALKRALIRLQVAGKQ
- the atpD gene encoding F0F1 ATP synthase subunit beta — encoded protein: MPENVGSVIQVAGPAVDVQFAEAHLPSIYQALRVVSEGFDVPAPINVVLEVQQHLGEGRVRCVAMQPTDGMVRGMKAIDLGGPITVPVGTGTLGRVMNVIGEPVDNLGPIATQERHPIHRPAPSFEEQATTAEMFETGVKVIDLIQPFLKGGKIGLFGGAGVGKTVIIMELINNVAKQHGGFSVFAGVGERTREGNDLWIEMSESGVIKPGDPSNSKAALIYGQMTEPPGARLRVALTGLTVAEYFRDVEGADTLLFIDNIFRFTQAGSEVSTLLGRMPSAVGYQPNLATEMGELQERITSTKKGSVTSVQAIYVPADDLTDPAPATTFAHLDATTVLSRQIVEIGIYPAVDPLASTSRILDPRIVGDDHYDVAQGVKKILQRYKDLQDIIAILGIDELSEDDKLTVARARKIQKFLSQPFHVAEQFLNVPGRYVKIADTVKGFRGIIEGKYDDIPEQAFFMKGGIEEVLEHAEKLKQQAAA
- a CDS encoding FoF1 ATP synthase subunit gamma: MANVLDIRRRIRSVRNTRQITKAMKMVSAAKLRRAQDRALSARPYARMLTSVLQSLVTRAEIYDPETGQARHPLLARREEKDILLVVITGDKGLAGAFNTNILKAAQRFLESKPGKNVDVIAVGRKGRDFLRRRYPAAQAQRSLAEDLQEAEAVTARAAQIQLVGEYTNIFSRLEFTHARDLAEEVIHSYTRGQADAVYLVYNEFKSVVSQRLVVDEVLPIEEIGAADIRMAEEMTDEQKKRLVEAARAAGVSVRAADTAEIDRRAAAFVTGVDYIYEQPALELFHSLLPRYVSVQIFHALLESVAAEHAARMTAMDSATNNASEMIDDLTLAMNRVRQARITKEIIEIVSGAAAL
- the atpA gene encoding F0F1 ATP synthase subunit alpha — its product is MAQIKADEITQIIREQIENYESRVSVDEVGTIITLGDGIARIHGLDKVMAGEMLAFPHGISGIAMNLEEDQVGSVILGDYTELKEGDQVKRTGRIMSVPVGEVMIGRVVNSLGQAIDDKGPISTDKYIALERLAPGVVDRQPVREPMETGLKAIDSMIPIGRGQRELIIGDRQTGKTAVAIDTIIHNKGKNLICIYCAIGQKRSSIAQVVKILEDYGAMEYTIVVAASASEPAPMQFIAPYAACAMGEYFRDSGRHALCIYDDLSKHAAAYREISLLLRRPPGREAYPGDVFYLHSRLLERAAKLNDKLQGGSLTALPIIETQAGDVSAYIPTNVISITDGQIYLETDLFNSGVRPAVNVGLSVSRVGGNAQIKAMRQVAGTLRLELAQFRELAAFAQFGSDLDKATQAQLNRGRRLTEALKQDQYTPMSVPKQVMEIFAGTGGFLDSLPVELVREFEAEFFKYVDSMYPDVLKKIAEKKALDDALRSEMTKIVTDFKEKFVKDRQLAAAS
- the atpH gene encoding ATP synthase F1 subunit delta produces the protein MAAVVSRYARALADLAMEKHLDPAQTVAELNGLAGVVAQSQELRTVLENPSVPSRQKLAVLDSIVARLGVSRYLRNFVAVVMDHRRIAALPEIARQFALELDSRLGFAEAEITSARELAEEEKRDLTARLEKLTGKKIRPRYHRDPQVLGGALIRIGSTVYDGTVRGQLRRLKEQLAGT
- a CDS encoding ATP synthase F0 subunit B, with the protein product MTATRISLLVLLWIGLIQAVSAIAQDHQPAAEPSHEASSAGKPAAEHEAEDEHAAFKHSPSVKKIAEWTGMSVESAYWVSTVLNFVVVVVFLWIVLRPVIGKAFADRSAAIRQSIDEARKASEEAQKRLADIESRLARISTEVDALRSAADADVAEEEARLRAAAEEDKAAILRAAEEEIGAAARLARKDLKAYAAELAVSLAEKRIQVSPQTDQQMVRNFLDQLSKDGR
- a CDS encoding DUF6265 family protein: MRLPRASALLAALLTATLLLAAPDASSNLEMKDLAWMAGDWQTERGKAMIDEHWSHPAGGTMMGMSRTVAGGRTVEFEFLRIEERADGIFYVAQPNGGPPTDFKLVTLEKQRATFENLQHDFPQRIIYEKRADGSLLARIEGDVGGKLNAVEFLYKPMK
- the hflX gene encoding GTPase HflX, with translation MEWGPRRIRTGSIPDQARRASASARQPEQETISTVSVEESLAELRELASSAGALVVGELLQRRDRPDPATLVGRGKLEEISGALASTDADLLIFDHDLSPSQQRNIEQVVGTRVVDRTQLILDIFARHARTREGQLQVELAQLEYLLPRLAGRGVEMSQLAGGIGTRGPGETQLETDRRRIYRRIRHIQQQLEKVRRTRAQQRQRRESVPVATVALVGYTNAGKSTLFNSLTRAGVEESPRLFATVDPTLRSVTLPSRRRILLSDTVGFIRNLPHTLVTSFRATLEEVERAALLLHVMDVTSPVAADHEAQVEKVLGELDVGSKPRLRVINKIDLLPAAERDSKLDDERTVHISAARGIGVSTLLDRIDQMLQDDPLSRVHLRLPQAEGKALAMVEARARVFARRYRDGFVELDAQAPASLLRKLRPYVVE